The Thermoanaerobaculales bacterium genome segment GCAGTCGACCGGCGGCATGGTCACGGCCGTCACCCGCAGCGGGACCAACGATTTCGCCGGCAGCGCCTTCGCCTACCTCACGCCAGCGCAGCTCGAGGGCGAGCGGCGGCAGCTGGAGCTGACCGATGGGGCGGTCAACACCGTCGGCGAGTCGTCCAGCGAGCTCGGCTTCACCGTCGGCGGGCGGATCGTCCGCGACCGGGTCTTCTACTTCGCCGCCGCGAGCCGTGTCGCCGACACCACCACCTTCGTCGCCCCCGAGGGCTTCCCGCTCGAGGCGCTCGGAGAGGTCGACCGCGACCGGGAGGGGATCGCCTACGCGGGCAAGCTGACGGTGCTGCTCGGCACCGGGCACCGGCTCGAGCTGTCGGCCTTCGGCGACCCGACGACCGGCGACACCGGGCCGCAGTCGGCCGCCGCGATGCTCTATGACAGCACCAGCGCCTTCAGCGGCCTCGACTTCGGCAGCCACAACCAGGGGCTCCTCTACCAGGGAGTGGTGAGCCAGGGATGGCTGATCGACGCGTCACTGGCACACGCCGCCAGCGACCTCGGCGAGACGGTGTCGGTCGACCAGTGGCAGGTCGTCGATGAGACCGTCACTCCCCCGACGACCGTCGGCGGCAAGGGCCGCTACGAGGGGCAAAACGACGGTGACAGCTTGCAGCTGCGCGCCGGCTCGACCCACCTCTGGGGGCGCCACGAGCTGCGCTACGGATTGAACGCCGAGGACGTCGGCTCGGAGTCGACACGGGACATCACCGGTCCCACGTTCCTGCTGTCCGACGGCACCCGGACCGCGAGCGGCGCGATGGTGACGATCCTGGCGGACCCGCAGTACGGGCTGATCTACCGGGTCAACCGATCGGAGCTGACGAGCGACCGCAGCAGCTCGGCGACCAACCTCGGGTTCTTCGTGCAGGATCGCGTCACCGCGGCCGCGGGCCTGACGGTGTCGGCGGGGATCCGCTACGAGCGACAGCGGCTCGAAGGCGACAGCGTCGGCGTCACCTTCGACGACAACTGGGCGCCCCGGCTCGGGCTGGTGTGGGACCCGAGCGGCAGGGGCCGGGCCAAGCTCTACGGCAGCGCCGGCGTCTTCTTCGCCAAGGTCCCCAACAACATGGCGATGTCGCTGCTCGGGACCAGCGGTCGGGTGCGGCGCGCCGACTACTTCGACCCGGGCCTGACCGACCCGGTGCCGGAAGGCGTGGAGGCCCTCGGCACGACTCGCCACCTGATCCTCTCCGGCACCGAGCCTGCCGAGGTCGACCCCTCGGCCGCGCTGACCTACACCCGGGAGCTGTCGCTCGGCGGGGACCTCTCGCTGGGCAGCGACCTCACCCTCGGCGTCCAGCTCCTCCACCGCGACATGCCGCGGGTCCTCGAGGACGTCAACAACGCGGCCCTGGTGCTGTACTACCTCGACGACGAGAACGTCGAGTACGCGGTGACCAACCCGCGCGACGGCCACCCGGCGACGGTGGACGGCGTCGGGGCCTTCGTTGACCCCCTCCATCGCTTCGACGCGGTGACCTTGACCGTGTCGAAGCGCCTCGCGAACCGGTGGTCGCTGCTCGGGTCGTACCGGTGGTCGCGGTTGTGGGGCAACTACGAGGGCTTCTACCGCAGCGAGACCGACCAGCCCAGCCCGACGATCACCTCGATCTTCGACTTCCCACCCGACGACCCCAGCTACACCGAGATCGGCGTCCCCGAGTACGGCTTCCGCGGCGACATCCGGCATCTCGCGGAGGGGGACCTGCTGCCCAACGACCGGACCCACCAGGTCAAGCTCCACGGCGTCTACCTGTTCGACGTGGGTCTCGGCCTCGGCGCCTCGCTGCTCGCCGGCTCCGGGCGGCCGCTGACCCCGATGGCGGCAAGCCCGGTCTACGACCGCGCCGGCGAGATCCCCGAGGCCCCGCGGGCGAGCGGCATCGTCACCGAGGACGGCTTCGCGAGCCGGACGCCGCTGGAGTGGGCGCTCGACGTGCATGCCGACTACCCGCTCGCTCTCGGCCGCGGCCGGCTCGTGCTGCAGGCCGACGTGTTCAACGTGTTCGACCACCAGGGAGTGCTGGCCTACGACCAGAACACCGAGGATGCCTTCGGGGTCCCCAATCCCGACTTCGGCCGAAGGACCAGCTACCAGCCGCCCCGGCGGATCCGGCTCGCGGTCCGCTATGAGTTCTAGGTCGCGTCTCTCGTCGTCCCCGGCCTGGACGTCAGGCCGGCCTCGACGCCAATGCCCCGGGTCCGATGAGAAACGCGACCTGAAGGAAGTAGGGGCACGATGGGCGTGACGCGCCGATCCGAACGCC includes the following:
- a CDS encoding TonB-dependent receptor, with translation MVTFGAAPVIAQHATTGTLAGAVVGADGAPVAGATVQLISKQGASSVTTDADGRFLLPHLTPARYDVRVEHQGFRPAELVAVDVQLGQRAEIAVTLSPGAFTDTVEVSAAAPLLDLRSTSVGLIVDQELTSRIPVGRRLADTFYLAPGASSSTGAGATNPSISGASGLENQYVVDGVNLTNSRYGAFGVFSNDYGPLGNGVTTEFIEELQVRSAGAEAELEQSTGGMVTAVTRSGTNDFAGSAFAYLTPAQLEGERRQLELTDGAVNTVGESSSELGFTVGGRIVRDRVFYFAAASRVADTTTFVAPEGFPLEALGEVDRDREGIAYAGKLTVLLGTGHRLELSAFGDPTTGDTGPQSAAAMLYDSTSAFSGLDFGSHNQGLLYQGVVSQGWLIDASLAHAASDLGETVSVDQWQVVDETVTPPTTVGGKGRYEGQNDGDSLQLRAGSTHLWGRHELRYGLNAEDVGSESTRDITGPTFLLSDGTRTASGAMVTILADPQYGLIYRVNRSELTSDRSSSATNLGFFVQDRVTAAAGLTVSAGIRYERQRLEGDSVGVTFDDNWAPRLGLVWDPSGRGRAKLYGSAGVFFAKVPNNMAMSLLGTSGRVRRADYFDPGLTDPVPEGVEALGTTRHLILSGTEPAEVDPSAALTYTRELSLGGDLSLGSDLTLGVQLLHRDMPRVLEDVNNAALVLYYLDDENVEYAVTNPRDGHPATVDGVGAFVDPLHRFDAVTLTVSKRLANRWSLLGSYRWSRLWGNYEGFYRSETDQPSPTITSIFDFPPDDPSYTEIGVPEYGFRGDIRHLAEGDLLPNDRTHQVKLHGVYLFDVGLGLGASLLAGSGRPLTPMAASPVYDRAGEIPEAPRASGIVTEDGFASRTPLEWALDVHADYPLALGRGRLVLQADVFNVFDHQGVLAYDQNTEDAFGVPNPDFGRRTSYQPPRRIRLAVRYEF